The following coding sequences are from one Odontesthes bonariensis isolate fOdoBon6 chromosome 10, fOdoBon6.hap1, whole genome shotgun sequence window:
- the LOC142390386 gene encoding putative N-acetyltransferase camello, with product MAQKNNLQFSIREFKPSDQHVVMSLFRDGILEHVYPAFFKAMTNPDHVGVALSICMAGYVLGGSSYFQALLFGSGWAGLIYYCCHDIYEGYMMRRLSTDMSDIQASYLGNPDNGFWVAEADVNGQTKVVGILAVTGNTGEEEGERFDDWNGGVSGTEFAQDAGDGSYGEMSHVVVVFPWRHKNLGSQLTRKALDFCKERGFVRLIVNVSSPQTVAISMFQKFGFVQTASHRNTHANRWFSKLAGINVMRMEKLI from the exons ATGGCCCAGAAAAATAACC TTCAGTTTTCCATCAGGGAATTCAAACCCTCAGATCAACATGTGGTCATGTCACTCTTTCGGGACGGGATCCTTGAACATGTATACCCAGCTTTTTTTAAGGCCATGACCAATCCAGACCATGTTGGTGTGGCTCTGAGCATTTGCATGGCTGGCTATGTACTTGGAGGTAGCTCCTACTTCCAAGCTTTACTTTTTGGCAGTGGATGGGCTGGTCTCATTTATTACTGCTGTCATGACATCTACGAGGGCTACATGATGAGGAGGCTAAGCACAGACATGTCTGATATTCAAGCCAGCTACCTGGGAAACCCAGATAATGGTTTCTGGGTGGCTGAGGCAGATGTCAACGGCCAGACCAAGGTGGTGGGGATATTGGCAGTGACTGGGAATACAGGAGAGGAAGAAGGTGAAAGGTTTGATGACTGGAATGGAGGAGTGAGTGGCACAGAGTTCGCTCAGGATGCCGGGGATGGAAGTTATGGTGAGATGTCTCACGTGGTTGTGGTGTTTCCATGGCGCCACAAAAACCTGGGCTCACAGTTGACACGGAAGGCCTTGGATTTCTGCAAGGAGCGAGGCTTCGTCCGGCTCATCGTGAATGTCAGCTCACCACAGACAGTAGCCATTTCCATGTTCCAAAAATTCGGTTTTGTTCAAACTGCATCCCACCGTAACACACATGCTAATCGCTGGTTCTCCAAACTAGCTGGAATAAATGTGATGCGAATGGAGAAGttaatttaa